One segment of Streptomyces sp. NBC_01463 DNA contains the following:
- a CDS encoding DUF2335 domain-containing protein, which translates to MTAPAPASAPDPGEVNEAGHGWQDLPLAEQIAQWERVVPGSAERMLRQVEADYEHRRWRERTELRCRVAGMVLGAGAVTGVLWVAKHLIDAGAATAGAGLLGSSVAALVGLVLTRQRQAG; encoded by the coding sequence GTGACCGCCCCCGCACCGGCCTCCGCCCCCGATCCGGGAGAGGTGAACGAGGCCGGCCACGGCTGGCAGGACCTGCCGCTGGCCGAACAGATCGCCCAGTGGGAACGCGTCGTGCCCGGCAGCGCCGAACGCATGCTCCGTCAGGTCGAGGCCGACTACGAACACCGCCGGTGGAGGGAGCGGACGGAACTGCGCTGCCGGGTGGCCGGCATGGTCCTCGGCGCCGGGGCCGTCACCGGAGTGCTGTGGGTCGCCAAGCACCTGATCGACGCGGGCGCGGCCACCGCGGGCGCCGGACTCCTCGGCAGCTCGGTCGCCGCGCTCGTCGGCCTGGTCCTGACACGACAGCGCCAAGCGGGCTGA
- a CDS encoding 4-hydroxybenzoate 3-monooxygenase, whose protein sequence is MHTTVGIIGGGPAGLLLARLLHRAGVDCVVLESRDRAYVEQRQRAGILEQPTVDALREAGAARRLDAVGLVHDGIELRWNGRSHRIDFPSLTEGRRVWVYAQTEVVKDLIALQLADGAPLFFGATVTSVEGADTGRPTVRYTHEGRDEVLTCDYVVGCDGFHGVTRAAIPAGAQRTHERVYPYSWLGILADVPPSCDELIYAHSPRGFALHSMRSPEVSRLYLQVPNGTDPADWPDARIWDELDARFAVDGDWTLRRGPITAKSVLPMRSSVTEPMRHGRVLLAGDAAHIVPPTGAKGLNLAAADVVVLARALTRLHATGSSDLLDAYSDTCLSRVWRAEHFSYFMTTTLHTDPEQSGFDTRLQISQLDRIADSAHAAAELAQNYAGLPLP, encoded by the coding sequence ATGCACACGACCGTGGGAATCATCGGCGGCGGACCGGCAGGGCTCCTGCTCGCCCGGCTGCTCCACCGCGCCGGTGTCGACTGCGTGGTCCTGGAGAGCCGCGACCGCGCGTACGTCGAACAGCGCCAGCGCGCCGGCATCCTCGAACAGCCCACCGTGGACGCCCTCCGCGAGGCCGGGGCCGCCCGGCGGCTCGACGCCGTGGGCCTGGTGCACGACGGCATCGAGCTGCGCTGGAACGGCCGGTCGCACCGCATCGACTTCCCCTCCCTCACCGAGGGGCGCCGGGTGTGGGTCTACGCCCAGACCGAGGTCGTCAAGGACCTCATAGCGCTCCAACTGGCCGACGGCGCACCGCTGTTCTTCGGGGCCACGGTCACATCGGTCGAGGGGGCCGACACCGGACGGCCGACCGTCCGCTACACGCACGAGGGCCGCGACGAGGTCCTGACCTGCGACTACGTGGTGGGCTGCGACGGATTCCACGGTGTCACCCGCGCCGCGATCCCCGCCGGGGCGCAACGCACCCACGAGCGCGTGTACCCGTACTCCTGGCTGGGCATCCTGGCCGACGTACCGCCGTCCTGCGATGAACTGATCTACGCCCACTCGCCGCGCGGTTTCGCCCTGCACAGCATGCGGTCGCCGGAGGTCAGCCGCCTGTACCTCCAGGTGCCCAACGGGACCGACCCCGCCGACTGGCCGGACGCGCGGATCTGGGACGAGCTCGACGCCCGCTTCGCCGTCGACGGGGACTGGACGCTGCGGCGCGGTCCGATCACGGCGAAGTCCGTTCTGCCGATGCGCAGTTCCGTCACCGAGCCCATGCGCCACGGCCGCGTCCTGCTGGCCGGCGACGCAGCCCACATCGTGCCGCCCACCGGGGCGAAGGGGCTCAACCTCGCGGCAGCCGACGTCGTCGTCCTCGCCCGCGCGCTGACGCGGCTGCACGCGACCGGCTCGTCCGATCTGCTGGACGCCTACTCGGACACCTGTCTGAGCAGGGTGTGGCGGGCCGAGCACTTCTCGTACTTCATGACCACCACACTCCACACCGACCCGGAGCAGAGCGGATTCGACACCCGGCTGCAGATCTCGCAGCTGGACAGGATCGCGGACTCGGCCCACGCCGCCGCAGAACTCGCGCAGAACTACGCCGGTCTGCCGCTCCCGTAG
- a CDS encoding ABC transporter substrate-binding protein, with product MTELYPLTPPGPSRRSTLRAAGGGTLLLGLGLAGCRSAVSDSSSAPQGASAVPRRGGVLNVAVNSDFTPALLFSQSGQSLQHRLIYNTLTRYDDRLSPQPELARSWTYAKDGRSITLRLRDDVTFHNGRAFTADDVIFAVKNLQNPVRAAQLRSTAATVSGFEKRGDHELVLKLAHPVNNLFDLFEFMIIADSESVEDAVTGKKLIGTGPFRLKKWSPGSGLSLTRNDSYWQAGRPYLDGVELRVIPQADALISSLRSGQSQLSFNVPGKSLGVVKSDPHLTISDYDTGAGAVYLGVNTAIAPLDDRTVRQALAWAVDRDRLLAQTLGGYGLASAAPWPKSSPAFTEAHRTHYSHDPGKARELLKSAGHSKLELPLLHLALPSETAIAESIQYDLKQVGVHVTLQPTDPATGQKKLISQGMPALWTMGHGFAQVQPSTLAVSAYPFNEAKNTSKYRSAEYTKVVRAAWTEPETNAAAANAQHEKISAILLDEAFLIDLVVRGQVQVATDGLHGVTLNKFSYLNLDNAYLV from the coding sequence ATGACCGAGCTGTACCCCCTCACGCCCCCCGGGCCCTCCCGGCGCTCGACGCTGCGCGCCGCAGGAGGCGGCACCCTGCTTCTCGGACTGGGTCTGGCGGGCTGCCGCTCGGCGGTGTCGGACTCCTCGTCCGCACCGCAGGGCGCGAGCGCCGTACCCAGGCGGGGCGGTGTCCTCAACGTCGCCGTCAACAGCGACTTCACGCCCGCCCTGCTCTTCTCGCAGAGCGGGCAGTCCCTCCAGCACCGGCTGATCTACAACACCCTGACCCGTTACGACGACCGGCTCAGCCCGCAGCCCGAGCTGGCCCGCTCCTGGACGTACGCCAAGGACGGGCGAAGCATCACGCTCCGGCTGCGCGACGACGTGACCTTCCACAACGGCCGCGCGTTCACCGCCGACGACGTGATCTTCGCGGTGAAGAACCTTCAGAACCCGGTACGCGCAGCCCAGTTGCGCAGCACGGCCGCCACGGTCAGCGGATTCGAGAAGCGCGGCGACCACGAGCTGGTGCTGAAGCTGGCGCATCCGGTGAACAACCTCTTCGACCTCTTCGAGTTCATGATCATCGCGGACTCGGAGTCCGTCGAGGACGCCGTCACCGGGAAGAAGCTCATCGGCACCGGGCCGTTCCGGCTGAAGAAGTGGAGCCCCGGCTCCGGTCTGAGCCTGACCAGGAACGACAGCTACTGGCAGGCGGGACGCCCGTACCTCGACGGAGTCGAACTGCGGGTGATACCGCAGGCCGACGCGCTGATCTCGTCACTGCGCTCCGGCCAGTCCCAGCTCTCCTTCAACGTGCCGGGCAAGAGCCTCGGCGTCGTGAAGAGCGATCCGCACCTCACCATCAGCGACTACGACACGGGCGCGGGCGCCGTCTACCTCGGCGTCAACACCGCCATCGCCCCGCTGGACGACCGGACCGTCCGCCAGGCCCTCGCCTGGGCCGTCGACCGCGACCGGCTGCTCGCCCAGACCCTCGGCGGCTACGGCCTCGCCTCGGCCGCCCCCTGGCCCAAGTCCTCGCCCGCCTTCACCGAGGCGCACCGCACCCACTACTCCCACGACCCCGGCAAGGCCCGTGAGCTCCTGAAGTCCGCCGGGCACAGCAAGCTCGAACTGCCGCTGCTGCACCTGGCGCTGCCCAGCGAGACGGCCATCGCCGAATCCATCCAGTACGACCTCAAGCAGGTAGGCGTCCACGTCACGCTCCAGCCCACCGACCCGGCCACCGGCCAGAAGAAGCTCATCTCGCAGGGCATGCCGGCCCTGTGGACGATGGGGCACGGCTTCGCCCAGGTGCAGCCCTCGACCCTCGCCGTGAGCGCCTATCCGTTCAACGAGGCGAAGAACACCTCCAAGTACCGCTCCGCCGAGTACACCAAGGTCGTGCGCGCGGCCTGGACCGAACCCGAGACGAACGCGGCCGCGGCCAACGCGCAGCACGAGAAGATCTCCGCCATCCTGCTCGACGAGGCGTTCCTCATCGACCTCGTCGTCCGCGGACAGGTCCAGGTCGCCACCGACGGGCTGCACGGCGTCACGCTCAACAAGTTCTCGTACCTCAACCTCGACAACGCCTACCTGGTGTGA
- a CDS encoding serine/threonine protein kinase: protein MRLAGRDVGGRYRKETRLARGRDEVWVAHDTVLDRKVTLARIRFRDGGLREAGAVRSLARIRHPHLAALYDTAAVHRDEAWVAMEYVPGVSLADRPRMSLGEAARIGAEVAGALAALHREGWVHTGVRPGNIVITADGTARLTGLHAAHRVRDPLDDSTLTGDVHLSNPGFGAPESLSGYWPEAASDVFSVGATVYTLVTGVPLYRDEDVEEFRSGWMAEPGAVSLPEDVGPLRQVLSALLQRHPGRRLSALGAQRQLAAAAEQICADPTADAASPPVVLYDPPPPSPPKELHEAAPAPLPAAPPAVSSPQPPGPLPPPRRPHRLGAALLTPAVAAAAFVTLAVTPWTPLSHGWWLVLWAVLCVILTRPRNTSPAHAQSVTPRRRPRVPDGAPSRRRAVLLGLLDLSPADVTHRAAGQAGPSVEELLRRAYDELGPPPGFAHPEPDHTDAGSDGPTPLGDVS from the coding sequence GTGAGGCTGGCCGGGAGAGACGTCGGCGGTCGGTACCGGAAGGAGACACGCCTCGCACGCGGTCGCGACGAGGTGTGGGTCGCGCACGACACGGTCCTCGACCGGAAGGTGACCCTGGCGCGGATACGGTTCCGTGACGGCGGTCTCCGGGAGGCCGGCGCCGTCCGTTCCCTGGCCCGGATCCGGCATCCGCACCTGGCCGCGCTGTACGACACCGCGGCCGTGCACCGGGACGAGGCCTGGGTGGCGATGGAGTACGTGCCGGGTGTCAGCCTCGCCGACCGGCCGCGGATGTCCCTGGGGGAGGCGGCCAGGATCGGTGCGGAGGTCGCCGGGGCACTGGCGGCCCTGCACCGCGAGGGCTGGGTCCACACCGGTGTCCGGCCGGGCAACATCGTGATCACGGCGGACGGTACCGCCCGGCTCACCGGACTCCACGCGGCGCACCGGGTCCGCGATCCCCTGGACGACTCGACCCTCACCGGCGACGTCCACCTGTCCAACCCGGGCTTCGGCGCCCCCGAGTCGCTCAGCGGCTACTGGCCCGAGGCCGCGTCCGATGTGTTCTCCGTCGGCGCGACGGTGTACACGCTGGTCACCGGGGTGCCGCTCTACCGCGACGAGGACGTCGAGGAGTTCCGCAGCGGCTGGATGGCGGAGCCGGGGGCCGTGTCGCTGCCGGAGGACGTCGGGCCCCTGCGACAGGTGCTGTCGGCCCTGCTCCAGCGCCACCCGGGACGCCGGCTGAGCGCGCTCGGGGCGCAGCGTCAACTCGCCGCCGCCGCCGAGCAGATCTGCGCGGACCCGACGGCGGACGCCGCGTCGCCCCCGGTCGTGCTGTACGACCCCCCGCCGCCTTCGCCGCCGAAGGAGTTGCACGAGGCAGCCCCCGCACCGCTGCCCGCGGCACCGCCGGCCGTTTCGTCCCCGCAGCCCCCGGGACCGCTCCCGCCACCCCGCCGGCCCCACCGGCTCGGCGCGGCACTCCTGACCCCGGCGGTGGCAGCCGCCGCCTTCGTGACCCTCGCGGTCACGCCGTGGACCCCGCTGAGCCACGGGTGGTGGCTCGTCCTGTGGGCTGTGCTCTGCGTCATCCTCACCCGGCCTCGTAACACGTCGCCGGCGCACGCGCAGTCCGTAACTCCGCGCCGCCGGCCGCGCGTTCCGGACGGCGCGCCGTCACGGCGGCGGGCGGTCCTGCTGGGGCTCCTGGATCTCTCGCCCGCTGACGTCACTCACCGGGCGGCCGGGCAGGCCGGCCCCTCGGTGGAGGAACTGCTCCGTCGCGCCTACGACGAACTCGGCCCGCCCCCGGGCTTCGCACACCCCGAGCCCGACCACACCGACGCGGGGTCCGACGGCCCGACACCTCTGGGAGACGTCTCGTGA
- a CDS encoding TauD/TfdA family dioxygenase: protein MTSTTTAPAPTVTVQKLGGRIGAVISGVRLGADLAPETVAAVRSALLANKVVFFRGQDHLDEDSHEAFGRLLGTPVAHPTVPSADGRYSLGIDSDHGGRANQWHTDVTFVPAYPAFSILRAVVIPPYGGNTLWSNTAAAYAELPEQLRTLADSLRAVHSNDYDYVALRPNALPEALAKYREVFTSTKFLTEHPVVRVHPETGERVLLLGNFVQRIAGLTGSDSRALVDLFQSHIERPENTVRWDWQVGDVAIWDNRATQHYGVDDSDTHERKLRRVTIDGDVPVGTDGRTSTLISPEAVPDPSFGIASGASTAEAAATAGA from the coding sequence ATGACCTCCACCACCACCGCCCCCGCTCCCACCGTGACCGTCCAGAAGCTCGGCGGCCGGATCGGCGCCGTCATCTCCGGGGTGCGCCTCGGCGCGGATCTCGCCCCCGAGACCGTCGCGGCCGTCCGGTCCGCGCTGCTGGCCAACAAGGTCGTCTTCTTCCGCGGCCAGGACCACCTGGACGAGGACAGCCACGAGGCGTTCGGCCGGCTGCTCGGCACCCCGGTCGCGCACCCCACCGTTCCGTCCGCGGACGGCCGCTACTCGCTCGGCATCGACTCGGACCACGGCGGCCGGGCCAACCAGTGGCACACCGATGTCACGTTCGTGCCCGCCTACCCGGCCTTCTCCATCCTGCGCGCCGTCGTCATCCCGCCGTACGGCGGCAACACCCTGTGGTCCAACACCGCGGCCGCGTACGCCGAACTGCCGGAGCAGCTGCGCACCCTGGCCGACAGTCTGCGGGCCGTCCACTCCAACGACTACGACTACGTCGCCCTGCGTCCCAACGCCCTGCCGGAGGCGCTCGCGAAGTACCGCGAGGTGTTCACGTCGACGAAGTTCCTCACCGAGCACCCGGTGGTCCGCGTCCACCCCGAGACCGGCGAACGCGTGCTGCTCCTCGGCAACTTCGTCCAGCGGATCGCCGGGCTGACCGGGAGCGACTCGCGCGCCCTCGTCGATCTGTTCCAGTCCCACATCGAGCGCCCGGAGAACACGGTGCGCTGGGACTGGCAGGTGGGCGACGTCGCCATCTGGGACAACCGCGCCACCCAGCACTACGGCGTGGACGACTCCGACACCCACGAGCGCAAGCTGCGGCGCGTCACCATCGACGGCGACGTCCCCGTCGGCACGGACGGCCGCACCTCCACGCTCATCAGCCCCGAGGCCGTGCCCGACCCGTCCTTCGGGATCGCGTCCGGCGCCTCGACGGCCGAGGCAGCGGCGACGGCCGGCGCATGA
- a CDS encoding ROK family protein, which produces MTAASHVFRATGDGRREANAATVLRTVLDHGPVARRTIADLSGLSPAAVSRQCTDLVGLGLVRELPDPVAGGGVGRPQIPVDLHTGESGGPVAAGVHIGVPGSTFGLLDLRGRLLARRSLPHEGIAPGELSLRIVQGLRAFLADTGRGRRLLGVGAALGGWVDPGTGTAVRHDALDWQQRPIAAELARGLGGLDVRIDNHARAVAQSEILFGRPAARRSLVHLFVGNVVDAALGIAGVVHQGPGSGAGDVAHLPVPDSTVICPCGRSGCLEATASNTAVARTAVRRGIVPEPDAFLVVDAAAAGDRRADRLLRERARAVGRAIALLLDVLNPDLVVVTEHSSLLNPDYLEEIRGAAVDLSHVCHDPERIVSPHAGTAVLPVAAGTILLNPLFRSPLAASRS; this is translated from the coding sequence ATGACAGCTGCCTCCCACGTCTTCCGGGCGACCGGTGACGGCCGGCGCGAGGCCAACGCCGCCACGGTGCTGCGCACCGTGCTCGACCACGGGCCCGTCGCCCGCCGTACGATCGCCGACCTCTCAGGGCTCAGCCCGGCCGCCGTCTCCCGCCAGTGCACGGACCTCGTCGGCCTCGGCCTGGTGCGCGAACTGCCCGATCCGGTGGCGGGCGGCGGAGTCGGCCGGCCGCAGATCCCCGTCGACCTGCACACCGGGGAGAGCGGCGGACCGGTGGCGGCCGGGGTCCACATCGGGGTGCCCGGATCGACGTTCGGTCTGCTGGACCTGCGCGGCCGGCTGCTCGCCCGGCGCTCGCTTCCGCACGAGGGCATCGCGCCGGGGGAACTGTCGCTCCGGATCGTCCAGGGGCTGCGCGCCTTCCTCGCCGACACGGGCCGGGGGCGGCGCCTGCTCGGAGTGGGCGCCGCCCTCGGAGGCTGGGTGGACCCGGGCACGGGGACGGCGGTGCGGCATGACGCGCTCGACTGGCAGCAGCGGCCGATCGCCGCCGAACTCGCCCGTGGCCTGGGCGGACTCGACGTACGGATCGACAACCACGCCCGGGCGGTGGCCCAGTCGGAGATCCTCTTCGGCCGCCCCGCCGCGCGCCGCAGCCTGGTCCACCTCTTCGTCGGCAACGTCGTCGACGCGGCCCTCGGCATCGCCGGAGTGGTCCACCAGGGGCCGGGGTCCGGAGCCGGTGACGTGGCCCATCTGCCGGTCCCGGACTCCACGGTCATCTGCCCGTGCGGACGGTCCGGCTGCCTGGAGGCGACCGCGTCCAACACCGCCGTCGCGCGGACCGCGGTGCGCCGCGGCATCGTGCCCGAGCCCGACGCGTTCCTCGTGGTGGACGCCGCGGCGGCCGGCGACCGGCGGGCCGACCGGCTGCTGCGCGAGCGCGCCCGCGCGGTCGGCCGGGCGATCGCCCTGCTCCTCGATGTCCTGAACCCGGACCTGGTCGTCGTCACCGAGCACTCCAGTCTGCTCAATCCCGACTACCTGGAGGAGATCCGGGGCGCGGCGGTGGACCTGTCCCACGTCTGCCACGACCCTGAACGCATCGTCAGTCCGCATGCCGGGACGGCCGTCCTCCCCGTCGCCGCGGGCACCATTCTGCTGAACCCGCTGTTCAGGAGCCCGCTCGCGGCATCCAGGAGCTGA
- a CDS encoding sulfatase-like hydrolase/transferase yields MTKSVPHGEAPLPAGGAVAPPAGAPPQVIVVLTDQQRWDTAGVHGNPAGVTPEFDRIAREGTLFEQAITPNPVCAPARSALQTGRYPTAAGVFRNGLPLPRDIPTLAGQFAAAGYATGYIGKWHLAGEDQPDGPVEHGRRGGYDRWLASDRLEFTSDAYRTVVYDEDGAAVRLPGYRSDALIDAAIRFVADHHDRPYLLFLSLLEPHHQNPTDDYPAPAGYRERYEGAWLPPDLAALSPGAPQGGAHRHLAGYLGQLKRVDEGVGRLRDALRSIGTEDNTVLAWTADHGSHFRTRNSEYKRSAHEASVRVPLALTGPGFTGGGLVRQPVGTVDLMPTLLAAAGLPVPDGVQGRSLLPLTGGGRDPGRPGSVFVQISEDRVGRAVRTSRWKYAVDAPGADAWNDRGADRYAETELYDLAADPYELDNLVGLDSHREVADTLRAELLEWLVRVEGTKPEIERAAARPAGQRRVESFPAGTPWEGVRFGHRPRP; encoded by the coding sequence ATGACGAAGTCCGTTCCGCACGGTGAGGCACCGCTCCCGGCGGGTGGCGCAGTGGCGCCCCCCGCCGGGGCGCCCCCGCAGGTGATCGTGGTCCTCACCGACCAGCAGCGCTGGGACACGGCCGGTGTGCACGGGAATCCGGCGGGGGTGACTCCCGAGTTCGACCGGATCGCCCGCGAGGGCACCCTGTTCGAACAGGCGATCACTCCCAACCCGGTCTGCGCACCGGCTCGTTCGGCGCTGCAGACCGGCCGCTACCCGACCGCTGCGGGCGTCTTCCGCAACGGTCTGCCGCTCCCCCGCGACATTCCCACGCTGGCCGGGCAGTTCGCGGCGGCCGGGTATGCGACCGGGTACATCGGCAAGTGGCACCTGGCGGGCGAGGACCAGCCGGACGGCCCGGTGGAGCACGGCCGCCGGGGCGGCTACGACCGGTGGCTCGCCTCGGACCGGCTCGAGTTCACCTCGGACGCCTACCGCACGGTGGTGTACGACGAGGACGGGGCCGCCGTCCGGCTGCCCGGATACCGTTCGGACGCGCTGATCGACGCGGCGATCCGGTTCGTGGCCGACCACCACGACCGCCCGTACCTGCTGTTCCTCTCGCTGCTGGAGCCGCACCACCAGAACCCGACCGACGACTACCCGGCCCCGGCGGGCTACCGCGAGCGCTACGAGGGAGCCTGGCTGCCGCCGGACCTGGCCGCGCTCTCTCCCGGCGCCCCGCAGGGCGGTGCGCACCGTCACCTGGCCGGCTACCTCGGTCAGCTGAAGCGGGTCGACGAGGGGGTGGGCCGGCTGCGCGACGCCCTGCGGAGCATCGGGACCGAGGACAACACGGTGCTGGCCTGGACGGCGGATCACGGCTCCCACTTCCGTACCCGCAACAGCGAGTACAAGCGCTCGGCCCACGAGGCGTCCGTCCGGGTGCCGCTCGCGCTCACCGGGCCGGGCTTCACCGGCGGCGGGCTCGTCCGGCAGCCCGTCGGCACGGTGGACCTGATGCCCACCCTGCTGGCCGCCGCCGGCCTCCCGGTGCCGGACGGTGTCCAGGGGCGTTCCCTGCTGCCGTTGACCGGCGGGGGCCGCGATCCCGGCCGGCCCGGCTCCGTATTCGTCCAGATCAGCGAGGACCGGGTGGGGCGGGCGGTCCGTACCTCCCGCTGGAAGTACGCGGTGGACGCGCCAGGTGCGGATGCCTGGAACGACCGGGGCGCGGACCGCTACGCGGAGACGGAGCTGTACGACCTGGCGGCGGACCCGTACGAGCTGGACAACCTCGTCGGCCTGGACTCGCACCGGGAGGTCGCCGACACCCTGCGCGCCGAACTGCTGGAGTGGCTGGTGCGGGTCGAGGGGACCAAACCGGAGATCGAGCGGGCGGCGGCCCGTCCGGCCGGCCAGCGCCGCGTGGAGTCGTTTCCGGCCGGGACGCCGTGGGAGGGGGTGCGGTTCGGGCACCGGCCGCGTCCCTGA
- a CDS encoding alpha/beta fold hydrolase, which yields MSTPNAPTTPAPRLLHHQVDGPITGPPLLLGPSLGTALSVWDAQTAGLARDHRVVRWDLPGHGGSPAGLFPESGGVADLGRQVLRLADALGIDRFAYAGISLGGAVGTWLAVHHPDRITSLALVCSSARFGDPQAWHARAALVRAEGIGPVADTAAGRWFTADFADSPAARAVAAGLRDVDPHAYASLCEALAAYDLRGDLHAVTAATLVVAGRDDPATPVAHARELADAIPGSTLLELPGASHLANVERPLPVQAALLSHFTAGGAAGTDDASRHTAGDAVRRTVLGDAHVDRAIARTTPFSAVFQDFITRYAWGEVWTRPGLDHRTRRCLTLTALVARGHHEELAMHLRAALVSGDLTPEDVQEVLLQAAVYCGVPAANAAFAAADRILADIGNTPEETR from the coding sequence ATGAGCACCCCGAACGCACCCACCACCCCGGCCCCGCGCCTTCTCCACCACCAGGTCGACGGCCCCATCACCGGACCGCCCCTCCTCCTCGGGCCGTCCCTCGGCACCGCACTCTCCGTCTGGGACGCGCAGACCGCCGGCCTGGCCCGCGACCACCGCGTCGTCCGCTGGGATCTGCCCGGACACGGAGGCAGCCCGGCCGGACTGTTCCCCGAGAGCGGCGGCGTCGCCGACCTCGGCCGGCAGGTGCTGCGCCTCGCCGACGCCCTCGGCATCGACCGGTTCGCGTACGCGGGCATCTCCCTCGGTGGCGCGGTCGGGACCTGGCTCGCCGTGCACCACCCCGACCGGATCACCTCGCTCGCGCTGGTGTGCTCCTCGGCCCGTTTCGGTGATCCGCAGGCCTGGCACGCGCGGGCCGCGCTGGTACGGGCCGAGGGCATCGGACCGGTCGCCGACACGGCTGCGGGCCGCTGGTTCACCGCGGACTTCGCCGACAGCCCCGCGGCCCGTGCCGTCGCAGCGGGCCTGCGGGACGTCGACCCGCACGCCTACGCCTCGTTGTGCGAGGCCCTCGCCGCGTACGACCTGCGCGGCGACCTGCACGCCGTCACCGCCGCCACGCTCGTCGTGGCGGGCCGCGACGACCCCGCGACCCCGGTCGCGCACGCCCGCGAACTCGCCGACGCCATCCCCGGCTCGACCCTGCTCGAACTCCCGGGCGCCTCGCACCTCGCCAACGTCGAACGTCCCCTCCCCGTACAGGCGGCGCTGCTGAGCCACTTCACGGCCGGGGGCGCGGCCGGCACCGACGACGCGTCCCGGCACACCGCGGGCGATGCCGTACGCCGCACCGTCCTCGGCGACGCACACGTCGACCGGGCCATCGCCCGGACCACGCCGTTCAGCGCCGTCTTCCAGGACTTCATCACCCGCTACGCCTGGGGCGAGGTGTGGACGCGGCCCGGCCTCGACCACCGGACCCGGCGGTGTCTCACCCTCACCGCCCTGGTGGCACGCGGCCACCACGAGGAACTGGCCATGCATCTGCGCGCCGCGCTCGTCAGCGGCGACCTCACCCCCGAGGACGTCCAGGAAGTCCTGCTCCAGGCGGCCGTCTACTGCGGAGTCCCGGCGGCCAACGCCGCGTTCGCCGCAGCGGACCGGATCCTCGCCGACATCGGCAACACCCCAGAGGAGACGAGGTAG
- a CDS encoding MFS transporter, with protein sequence MPNLLPPPGPQRTLSLAQLSNSVGDGAYYVTSALYFTHVVGLAPARIGLGLTVAWAVGSVVGVPLGRIADRRGPRGTAVLLALTTAVAVASFLVVRDFALFLAAACLYATAQSGLAAARQALLSGLVAREERTGALAHLQSTLNAGLAVGAALGGLALSAGTTAAYLAVFAVDAVSFLLCALVLLRLPAVAAVPGEPGAKLEVLRDRPYAVVTLLNTVLLLRMPLLSLGLPLWITERTQAPEWLVSALFVLNTGAVMLFQVRTARSVTGIPTAARALRRSGALMLLTCAVFALSAVDSPWGAVTALAGGSVLLVAAEMLHSAGSWQLAFDLAPAGRIGEYQGFFGTGVTVARTLGPLLLTALLVGWGPAGWLLLGGAVLAASYALGPVARWAAGTRREPAPAAVPAQGV encoded by the coding sequence ATGCCGAACCTACTGCCCCCGCCCGGACCTCAACGCACACTCTCACTGGCCCAGTTGAGCAACTCCGTCGGCGACGGCGCGTACTACGTCACCTCGGCCCTGTACTTCACCCATGTCGTCGGCCTCGCACCCGCCAGGATCGGTCTCGGACTCACGGTGGCCTGGGCCGTGGGCTCGGTCGTCGGGGTACCGCTCGGCCGCATCGCCGACCGCCGTGGCCCGCGGGGGACGGCGGTGCTGCTCGCCCTCACGACCGCTGTCGCCGTCGCCTCCTTCCTCGTCGTACGGGACTTCGCCCTGTTCCTCGCCGCCGCCTGCCTCTACGCCACCGCGCAGTCCGGCCTGGCCGCCGCCCGGCAGGCGCTGCTCTCCGGCCTGGTCGCCCGGGAGGAGCGCACCGGAGCCCTCGCCCATCTCCAGTCGACGCTCAACGCGGGCCTCGCGGTGGGCGCCGCGCTCGGCGGCCTCGCCCTGTCCGCCGGGACCACGGCGGCGTACCTCGCGGTGTTCGCCGTCGACGCCGTGAGCTTCCTGCTCTGCGCACTCGTCCTGCTGCGGCTGCCGGCCGTCGCCGCGGTGCCCGGGGAGCCGGGCGCGAAACTCGAAGTGCTGCGCGACCGGCCGTACGCCGTCGTCACGCTCCTCAACACGGTCCTGCTGCTGCGGATGCCGCTGCTCAGTCTCGGTCTGCCGCTGTGGATCACCGAACGGACCCAGGCTCCCGAGTGGCTGGTCTCCGCGCTCTTCGTGCTCAACACCGGGGCAGTGATGCTCTTCCAGGTCCGCACCGCCCGCTCCGTGACCGGCATCCCCACGGCCGCCCGCGCCCTGCGCCGCTCCGGCGCACTCATGCTCCTCACCTGTGCCGTCTTCGCCCTCTCGGCCGTCGACTCCCCCTGGGGCGCGGTCACCGCCCTGGCCGGCGGTTCCGTGCTCCTCGTCGCGGCGGAGATGCTCCACTCGGCGGGCTCCTGGCAGCTCGCCTTCGATCTGGCACCGGCGGGACGCATCGGCGAGTACCAGGGCTTCTTCGGTACGGGTGTCACCGTCGCGCGCACGCTGGGGCCCCTGCTGCTCACCGCGCTGCTGGTCGGGTGGGGCCCGGCGGGCTGGCTGCTGCTCGGCGGCGCGGTCCTCGCCGCTTCGTACGCGCTGGGTCCGGTGGCCCGGTGGGCGGCCGGAACACGCCGGGAGCCCGCGCCCGCGGCGGTTCCCGCTCAGGGCGTCTGA